ATCTTGGTGAAGCTCGTGGGCTGTTATTTTCAGTTATACAAGACCAAGCTCATATATAGTATACGTTAATGGAGAGACCCATAAACTAGAAAGGGATCAACATGATGAAGTTTCAAACAACTAGTTGAATCCAATtttaaaatctgacaaaaattgcacaaataatttttttgggtcaaaatgtacaaaaacagcattttttaaaatttccttCAGCTATTGCACATTTTTCCTCTATAAGTAACATAGCAGAGTGCCCTACATCTGTGCATGCATCAGTATAAGAATCTGAGGccattcattttctgttaaTTTCTTAAGtgattggctctttttttttgaaggggcggggcttatgtAATACAGGTGCCATACAGTGGGCTGTCTCTACTCAAACCATCtctgtttttattaacattaaaactgatTTGGTCAAACAGGGCTGTATTCTCAGCTGTTGAATTAAGTCCAAAGGTTCtttcaatatttacacagtgaAAGTTGCACACATTCAGAGTCGGGGAACGCAACTGGGCACAgcaaatcacctgcatgtatTTCACACCTCCAGATTTTTCCTGAGCAGAAGTGTTTCAAGACTGGGTTGTCAGTAGCGTttagaccactgcctttaaacgcAAGCACTTGCCATTAAAGCTTAAGTCTGTGGTTATGTCTGAGATCTGAATACTGAGATCATAATTCCTGTATTAACTTGAATCTGAACAGGCCCCTCAGCCCACTTCTGATATATTGGTAATAGTTGTGCTTGTTCTCTTTCAGGTTGAAGTGTATGTGTGCAGTTGAGGAGCAGCAGGAGTGGCGCTCGGCTCCTGGTCCATCTTCCAGCACCAGTGTGTTGGTCAGTGACCTCCTTCCTTCCACCGAATACCAGTTCAGCGTGATGGCTCAGAACAAGCTGGGCAGCGGCCcattcagtgacatcaccactgTCCGAACCATGGGTCAGAACCAGCTTTTATCACCTCTACTAACCAGCTCTAGATCTTCTTTCTCTCCGTCCTGatccatctgtctgtgtttaGCATTCTGATTTCTGCCATCTCGACTCTTGCATAACttgtgataattttttttttttgcttcctacCCAGACGCACTTCCTACATCGTCCAAGCTGGAGCCGCCCACGCTGCTATCCTTCAACCAGAGCTCTGAGGGTGTTTATCTACGGTGGGCAGTGCCATCGCCTCAGCAGCTACTTATCGACAGTTTCGTCCTCCAGTCACGCCTTGAGGAGGGGGAGTGGTCGACCTTGGATGAGGACATCAGTGCGAATAAGAGTGAAATACTTGTTCAGGGATTACAAAAGGTATTGTTTTTTCTTATAGAGCTATAGagctaaaaatacatttaaagtcACCATGAAATGGTTTGAGAGCTGTGATTTAACTCTGTATGTTGACATAGTTCCAGTCAAGCATATTGAAATACTTGACTGATTTACAAAACGGCCAATAGCATTCAAGATATGCCACGCCATGCCGAATCTAAACACGCTTACGTAGCAAACTACGTAAATATCAGTTGTGGAGGATTTTTCACCGCCACCTTCACCCACTTCACCCACATGCCTGTCCACCTTAACCAGGACAATATCCTAGCCATGTGTTTTTGGAGTTATGCCATACAGTTTGGCATCAGTACAGATTATGACGGAGAGCTGCAGGGTCGTCACCAGGAGACATCTGATGCGTCTGAGTGGTAGATAATATGATATTACTGAATCTACTGATGGAGACGGTGTATAAAGACACTGTTCTCCATCAGGCTGAAGTAGTGACATTCTGGCATTGAACAGCTCCACGTTTGTAGAACACCTCAGTTATGTTATGTCACGTAACTGACAACTCACACAAACTCCATCCTCTTCCAAACATAACTCCAACCATTTATCCTCCACCACATGATGGTGGGAAAATGAAAGACACACAGCCGAAAACACACTAACGAAACGTTTATTGTtaatgagctgctactatagagcaagacacgcccccgGGGGTGGGGTATGTACATTTTATAGAGTATTTAATTGGAAaaacacaagactagtacaggatgagtaATCAAAAATGTAATCGTTTTCCTGGAAATGACATACTTGAATTGAAAATATGTCATataattgaaaaatgaaaatatgaatatctccaaaacaatttttgtattttgtaagaGACAGCTCTGAAACACCAAATTTGACATCAGAGGcactttaaacattacaaactgtacctttaaagccACAATTACATCACACTATTGAGTACGATAATACTGATTTCAAACTCCATTCTCAGACATTCTCCATCCGTGATATTTCCATTCGATGATATTTCAATAAATGTCATTCCAATGTCTtgcctttcttctttctctgtctgacATTCTGCAGAACTGCAACTATGAGCTACGACTCCTGTCTCGCCGTGGAGAGCAGCTGAGCATGCCCAGTCACTCGATCAATGTCTCCACTCTGGGTCAGTGCCTAAGCCTCGTTCCACTTTCCTTCCTACTGCTCTGGTTATTCCATTTAGGCCCATATCTGTTTGTATTATCTTCATAAATCATccattgttctgtttttgatggaaataaaaaaaaaacgttttatTTTGCAGTCATGGACATGTATCCTCCAAGTTCACGCCTCCCAGGAGTGGACCCCCAGCCACTATGGGCTGGAGTCGTGATTGGGATGGGTGTCTTGTGCCTTTTGCTTCTTATCGTTTTGGTCACAGTGTGTCTAATTGGCCGTAAAAGAAGCCGGCGACACAGGAAGATGATGCGGGGTAAAGAAACTATGCTTTGCTTTTTTGAAACcgtaaaaaaatgaatgtcttATAGAGTCGTTCCCAGCTCAATAAACAGCACTCAGTTcctgtttagaaaaaaattataaagtaaTTCTTCCCccaattttcatttcatcatgtCATTCATTTCCATTGTCTCGTGCCTTTGCTTTTTTCAGATCACCCCCCTGCTCCATCTAGGAAGTAAGTGTATTTTATCTGTCTTTTATAATTTACTTCATGGTTAAAGACAGTCAGTGAATTTTGTGACAAGAAACTGTGTAACTTAGATAAAATACAGACCTGCTAATCACAGTAAAATTGTGTAGATGTTTTAAACTCTCCGGTATTAACTGACCCCCTGCAAGCCCCTTCCTctcatctcacattagtaacaTTTTTGCCAAAGCTCTCATCTTTACTCGATTGTCCTGCTTGAATTATACACTGATGTGGCACTTTTGCCTTCTGTCACAGTAAATGGATGGAAGATGGAAGTTTATTAGTGTTACtggttcattaatgtgaaataaaatctatcagtgtatgtttgaCTTACATTAGAcaattagataattatatagcatcagtttttggatttttggctgaaaatggTAAAAGCAAATGTAAGATAAGATATGCCTTTAAAAGTGTCAGatcactttacaaataattagaGTGTGACAGTGATCTCCTATGCCAGTCAGCACAGATGTGTTCAAATGGATTGAGCAGATCAAAAGTGGTTTCCGCCCCCTTCCCGGAACTACTCATTATTCCTCTTTGGGGTTGGCCAGATGTCATACTTTTGTTTGTTAGAACTAAGTCCTTAATAATGGGGTAATAGTGGTAGAGTAATCTAAAAATATTACCAAATCAAAGATGACTACAGAAATCGATTATAGATTATAGCTTtgatatttgtttaattcagtTATTACTGTTTTAATCGCTCATTCTTCACATCTTGTATCTCCCTCAGAGCTGGCTCAGCCCCTGACAGCCCTGACAGTGTACTAAAACAGAAGCTCCTCCCCCTTCGCCCACTGTCcagttcctcctcctcctcagacCACTCCTCCTTGGACAAATCCAACCGCAACGATTGTCCTGACCAGAAACAGCACCAGCTTCCCTGTACCCAACCCCCTTCCCAGGGTTCAGTACCTGAGAATCACCTCCATCGTGCCTCCACTGTGGAGCTAATTCACCGTGGGCCAGATGGCCGATTCATGCTTGAGCCTTATGAAGAACTTGGCACTTCAGATTATGCTTCATCCAAGCATGAAATGTCAAGGCAAGGCTTTTCCCATTCATCTGAGCGACCTGGAGATGCCACACTTCGTAAATCGCAATCTTTGCGCTCTTACAGGAGTGAAAGAAGACATCCTCCTTTTGTCCTTTCTGTGGACATGCCCGCTTGTGGATTGGACATTTCTCCTTCTGGCAGAGCGCAAACGTTGCCCAGCTATGGCTGCTACTCTGTGTCTCTGGGACAGGAGATCTCAAATAGGTCGAGTCTGTCCTCCCAGACCAGCGGTTCAGTTCTCTACTCACCATCGGACAACTGTTCAACATTAAAGCATGGCGGCACTCATTCCACAGCCAGCACACTTGTTCTGCAAATGGAGCATGAAAGAGAACAAGGCAACCTTAGCCGCTGTCTTAGGCTGGcccgagagagagaggagctggAGCGAGAGTTGCGTAAGTACACTCTGGATCGGAACTTTGAAGTCAAGAGAGGTGGGTCACTCCGAGTGGAGTGCAAGAGGGAAATTGAAGATAATGTGGAAACAGCCTGGAAAAGCAGAGGAACAGGATCCTTGCATGTTACACAACTGTCTGACAGAGGGCAGTGTCTATCCAGTAACACTATTAATCCAAGAGTAAGAGCTTCCTCTTGTATTCCGTGGGAGGCTGGATATATAATGTCTCCCAGTAATCTTGTACAAGCACAGAATTGCCACGAAAGGACTTTTGAGTGCCTGAAGGACTCTCATTTAAACCAAATGTCAAACCACAGGAGGTCTAAAAGTCTAGAGCGAGGGGAGCACCAAAGATCACGTGTTAAAGATCAGCAGCGAAGGCGAACCATGACTGAAGGTGCCCCTGTCAATTTTGATAATAAACCTTTAGACCCAACATTGGAAAGATCTCATTATAGTGTGGATGGCAGCCTGAAGAATCCTGGAGCCTACAGTCGCAGTCAGCAACATATTTCCCCAAGAATGAGTCACTTAGGAGATACACAGCAAGaaggaaaagcagagaaaagcAGACGGCAGGCTGGCTGTGCAACTGAttatgtggagatgtgtgtggaTGAGCCAGAGATACAGGCTCAGACTCCCCTAACAAGGTTCATGCCGCGGTCCATGGATTCTCAGAGACCCAGTTTATATCAGCTGCAGaaggagacagaaagacaatCAGGGTACAAAACCATTCCGAGAGGCTTGAGAAGAGACTTGGAGAGGATGAGTAATGGGTCAAGCAGAACCCTTCCTTCAAAACATCGACAAAGACCAGCTTTCCAAGATGGTCTTAGTGGGGGTTCCCAAGATATAAATCACCACAAAAGTGCCCCTAGTTTGGATGAAAAAATGTACAGTGAGCAATTCCTGCCCCCTGATGCTTGGATTGACTCCCTAAGCATGGGGCAAAATTCCTCCATGTCTCCTTTTCCAAGTGGAGAGGGGAACCGGATGACGCAGAGTCAAGAAACTGAAACATGTGCACCTTCAGAAATTCAGCATCAAGAATCCCATCATCTGCAGGACTCTAATAGTGCCTCTACTGCTGATCAAGACTGTCAGCGCCACAGTCCACCTTCCATTCCGTTAGAGGATTCCAGCTGGCCTCCAATGCATTGCTACTCCCCAGAACCCGAGGGAAGTTGCCGGAGCTATGCCAGCCATAGCAGTGGCAGAGGAAGTCTGGATCAGCCGAGCAGCAGGCAGTCTCTGTCTTTTAGCCCCCCTCTAAACAGCTCCCTAGAGATCCCTGAGGACAGCGATAGAGATGAGGCTGGGCAGCGCTCGCTGCAGGAATGGTGAGATATACCTGTTCAATCTCAAAATCTTTTTGACTATAATTGTactattacaattattattttattatctgtaAGCTAGTGTTTTTCTAGCTTCGAGATACAAAGGGGCTGGCATTGAACCAGTTAATTGAATCAAGtgtgttaaataaaagaaactcaACATTATGCATGTCAATAATGTCCTTGTAATAATGTGATGGAATCCCACTGACACACCAGTATATGAACAGAGTATGGATAAACTCCTTTTCTTTTAGAGTATTAACTTGATTAACATAAAACTACatgtaatgttttaaatttgtttctCGTCTAATTGCCagagtttctttttaaatcgtatgcaatttttttcataatatagCTGGAGCCAAGTCTCCTTTGCTAGCTGGTTCTCTCCTGTCTCATAACAACAACTACCTGTAGACCACAGGTTCCAAACCCTGATCCTTGTCCTGAAGAACCCCCTTTCCtgtacatttgaatattttccgTGCAGAGTGGGGTTTGGTGACCTCTAGGGCGCTGTGAAGCACAGCCAGGGGGTCTACAAAATTTTGTTACAGGGGTGGAAATCACAAGCCACCACTATCAAAGATATAGTATATTTCATATAGTATAGTTATTAGCCAGTTTGACTGGTCATGTAAATTGCATGAATTTAATCAGAACCTGAATAACACAACAGGAAGTtgcctataaataatgaaaacttGAAGGATGGGGGGTTATTTCACAGTTAAAGCAGTCACCTGATTGGctactgtcactctgattggctactgtcactctgattggcatgagagagaagaaagccCTTCCACCCAGATAGCAGGAACAATTCCATGTCTACGGCATTGTCAGAATCCAGATTGCAAACTCCCAATGATGCCAGGGTTTTACCACTCAAGAGCAATTCCTGATCTTTCCTGTACTTTTATCGTTTTGCCTTCACGATGtgtgctgaaataaaaaatatatatatatatatctttaaaacTATATCTCCAGCTCCAGGAGAGATTCCGTTGATGAGAACTATGAGTGGGACTCACACTACGTCTCCATGAACTCTAATGACCTGAAAACGTCAATCAGCGCAGTCTGCCTGCAGGGGGAGATCCTGAACAAGGGAAGACGGAGGAGTGCTGTGAACGACAGCAGGCTGGCCTTAAAGCAGGAAAAGAGAGGTAGGGGAAATCTGTTGAATCAGAGACATTTGAGATGTTCTCCTAAATGTTCTTACAGTTGAAAAACCTTTCTGTTTGAATCCCAGGAATCAAACATTTGTGGAGGGAGTTCATGTTACcaccctgaggttgattattttcctataacatcctagagtgttttattcctcttctaccacatgAGAACCACAAAgtgtgaactcctctgtcctgaagatgtcagacaaaatttaaaattacaacttcacctctgactgctttacagctttaaaaagcactgacactggacactccttccataaatgttacataaacatctccttacagaaaacttcactatatcaaagattacacacgtttttaaatctgttttctgTGGtgtgtccctgtgaatgagctgttactatagaaaagataatatattagcacattaatgtaaactaGCTGACTACTCTCtgaattaatcaccaccttataaccaatcagaactgagaattcaacagttttttttatattaatgtgtgtgtttgtaggtctGTATCGCTCGGTTAGCATTTTGCCCCCCAGCTGTGAAGAGTCTCTCCTGGAGCGGGAAATTCAGCATGGCACCATGTGCTACCCCGACCCTAATCCTGATGCTGATGCTGTGCTATTCTGAGTCTTAAAGGTAAGGACATTTAcactatgttcacactagcaagcagcAACGTGACAGGCGATCATtcaatttctgtgtgtgtgcgtgatgcGAAGCCATGATTTCAACAGCAGTGTGACAAGTGTGACATTTGAAGTGAGATTTTCTCAGTTCTATGAAAATTAAGTTGACGCATTAATGCAACAAATCAAAATGATTGGCTGGAACAATTTCTCTGACCAATCCTATGGTGTATGTGGtccgacatttcttcagttccccgctcaaAACTTTAGTTCCCACCTGCAACTAGTTTCCATTTACTAATTGAAAAAACCTCACAACCATGGtctcatcttatcctgtcatatgcCATCTCTCATTAATTGTGTATAGGGATgttatatagaaaaataaagcatgGAAGGAtgtagcagagattgttggtgtTTCCGGTAAGTGTACATAGCTAGGACAGTTAGCTTGCtctgctaatctaatctgaaaatgaagctagTATGAAGCTGTAGGCTGTAGGCTAtaattagtgtgtgtctgtggtagctgaagcgctgcaatggctgagctgcattattggattTAGAAGATTTAGTGCATGCTGTACATAGGAGGCTCTCTTCCACTGTTTAGTCAGCATCTTGACGCTCTCTGTGAGGTTTgcattttatggagttttgtaggcGTGGCTGAATGTAAATGTGGCTTGAACATACACTGTGTGAGTGGCTAGGTGTGTTTCTCTATGcagataataaataagaaatgtgaGAATTGTCTTCGATACCAACAGTAATATTGTGTTAGACACTTGATTATACTGAATCATAACTATGTATATTACATTCTCAGATGGAATagctgtatttaatattttaatacttcagTATTGAATATTACCCAGCGCTAACTCCAATGCATATTTGCTACTATTATCTAACACACTACAATGTTCAATTCCCTTTCAGTGTAAAACAGGATCCTCTGCACCAAACATGTTGGACCAGAGAGCAAAGATCTTGTCGTCACACACCTTGAAACACGAGAGACTCGATGACGTTGATGAGAAATcaacaaagcaaaacagaacCAAGATGCAGAACTTGATTTTTACCAGTTTTTGCTCTCAGTGTTCAAAGAGTTTCCTCACCACAGATAAGCAGTAAAAATGTTCGCTTTCCGTTCCGCTTTATGCGACTTTAACGACTGTTAGGaggaaatatgcaaatgaagacAGCCTGATATTTTCCTGGACAAGTCCAGCAGTCATGACATCTCCAGTGACATTTGGATTCAGGATAATTTCACCGTGGAATTGAGGAGAGCGACTCTGATTGGTTGCACTCCCCACACTCAAAGGATGAAGGAAATGAATCCCTCGTTTCATCACTCGTCTGAGATTACACCAAGGAGGAAAGTGACTCAAGAACCTGCTCTAAATAGGCTGCTCTGCTCTTTTGGCACTGTGATTCACACTTCCTGTATCTGcgaatgataaaaaaaaaaaaaaagtttatgccAAGGATGGAACAGGTCTAAATCGAGGAAGGTCGCCAGTCCAGATGGTCAGAATCGGGTatttttgagtgtttcagaTGCAGTGTGAAGCAAACTTTCTGCATGGTGGTTAGCTGTGGACATCGATATCGATCTGTGCTTGGAGACAGAGCAGTGGGATTAAAGGCCTGGTCAGTTATGAGGAAAAGTTCTAAAGCGAAAGCTTTCTTTTTGCACTCATTGCCTTTGAGAATAACAGATGAGAGGATGTGAACTGTGATTGGTGCTCTGAGGGCGTAAGAGGTGATCCATTATATAATGTGAAAATGGCTTGATGGAAGGGTTTgctttttcaaaacaaaacaaaaaaacttacaTGAAGGATTACAGTGAAAAGGACAACCAAGATCAGACTTAACTGTTTACTTCACATTTTTTACTCAACATGAAtatattcactttatttttcaaatttgcTTTCAAATACATtaagcctcatttatcaaaccaTATAGGaatagatttatttgtaaattatttgcaggggcatttacacaagaaatgtggtttCATTGTATACTGTatcatttgtataaatttgtGTATAATGAGACTCATTAATGGGAACCTCGACTGATCAGCTTCAAAACGTATAATAATTGTCAATGCGATTTTATATACGGATTACGCTatcaagtttaaatcacttatttatttaaattccacaccaatttaatgaatattttgtgaaaatcagttGCTTGACATGATAGAAAACATCTCTAAATTAATACTAGCCATTCCATTAAAACATAAGTAATGGAGCCttaaaaaaagaggaggagttagtgtgtgtctgtggtggcTGAAgcactgcaatggctgagctgcattattggattTAGAAGATTTAGTGCATGTCGCACATAGAAGGCTCTCTTCCGCTGTTTAGTCAGCATCTTGACGCTCTCTGTGAGGTTTgcattttatggagttttgtaggtGTGGCTGAATGTACATGTGGCTTGAACACGCTCCTTAATTTACAGATGATTGGTGGTTATCAACAAACGCACGAGTACAAAAAATATCAGCGTTATTCTGtgtacttttgtaaatctggtgggaaTATTTAGTTCCAGTATTTCGTTGGCCTACAAAAagaaagattgataaatgaagcccactGTGCGATGAACCCTGTAAgaacagcaatttaaaaaagttaGTGAAAGCACACACTTTGCCAGACATAATTCTTTTATAAAGACACAGGATGTGGAACAGTGCATTAAATGTCAGCTTAGTTTCcaggggaacacacacacatacacacacacacactcctttaaaCTCTGTGGAGTGTATAGATCTGCACTGAGAGCAAAGCACGAAATGTCTCTTGTGGTATCATCGATATCTCGATTGCAGTGGTCATTAAAGTAGCCACACCAAtcgcaattttttttaattttaacttaaGAAGCCTGGGAAGAGATGGAGCTGTACGACTTAAAACATACAATAGGTGGAACATTACATATATAGAATATTTTGCTCAGTTGTCAAAGACTGTAGTGTATCACATAGTGCAGCGTTTTCCAAAACCGTCCTCTGGGATTCCAGATCCAAAATTTCCATTCATCTGTTTTCAGCACTGAAAgctgaaaatgagcaaaaacatGGAGTGATTTGGGAAACGGAGACGAGCCTCAGTAAGTTGCTGAAACAGAGTCATTTGTCTTTGAGGGTTTTGTATAAGAGAGGATTAAGTATAATTACACATTGTAGGATTTCACAGTCAGTAATCTTATGTGAAAGCTTCtgtcactgtaaaaaaaaggaaaaaacaacttGACAGTTTCCATTTTTTGTAATAATTGTAGCTCACTCTGTTATGTAGAATTGAAAATTAAGATTAAAGAAAAGCCTGAAGACAATCAAAGACGAAATGATAGACATCTTCAGCATAGTCATTATTTTTATCCTGGttcataacttttttaaaaactcttttctttctttttttttttaaacctg
This is a stretch of genomic DNA from Pangasianodon hypophthalmus isolate fPanHyp1 chromosome 17, fPanHyp1.pri, whole genome shotgun sequence. It encodes these proteins:
- the igsf9a gene encoding protein turtle homolog A — protein: MALKELPVPGVIITAATAVVLCVFGGVGGERSTLRVKQGGSALLTCPLSPPAEVSSAPLHVVEWVRRDYDIPILIKFGAHAPRVHPRYEGRVSLAKGTALRVEGLVVDDEGWYECRILLLDKSSEETRNGSWVLLSVTAPPVFSETPPSITEVFLGRPITLKCVAHGNPPPTIKWYKDGVVMNQTSNVKVLNGSLTFSSASRETAGRYQCQASNSEGNAIHTMQLGVKGPPVILIPPTDTVLNISHDALLRCQAEADPPNMTYVWMRDGENVYHIESLKSRVKVMVDGTLLISRLIPGDSGKYTCMPTNGLLTSPTASATLTVRHPAQVTQMPERIFLPTGMKGVISCPLVSEPPLLRVEWTKNGKALDLNAYPGWILTADGSIVITTANDDAVGVYTCTPYNSYGTMGRSERTTVILQDPPSLTLAPRKEYRAEVGRTLIIPCQAHGDPPPTVTWTKLSPSVSRPLYSVSGNGSLLLQSLSKEHYGEWECSVTNRVSTITATTTITVLGTSPHAVSSVSVEVGVNQANVSWVPGFDGGHTQTFTVWLKCMCAVEEQQEWRSAPGPSSSTSVLVSDLLPSTEYQFSVMAQNKLGSGPFSDITTVRTMDALPTSSKLEPPTLLSFNQSSEGVYLRWAVPSPQQLLIDSFVLQSRLEEGEWSTLDEDISANKSEILVQGLQKNCNYELRLLSRRGEQLSMPSHSINVSTLVMDMYPPSSRLPGVDPQPLWAGVVIGMGVLCLLLLIVLVTVCLIGRKRSRRHRKMMRDHPPAPSRKAGSAPDSPDSVLKQKLLPLRPLSSSSSSSDHSSLDKSNRNDCPDQKQHQLPCTQPPSQGSVPENHLHRASTVELIHRGPDGRFMLEPYEELGTSDYASSKHEMSRQGFSHSSERPGDATLRKSQSLRSYRSERRHPPFVLSVDMPACGLDISPSGRAQTLPSYGCYSVSLGQEISNRSSLSSQTSGSVLYSPSDNCSTLKHGGTHSTASTLVLQMEHEREQGNLSRCLRLAREREELERELRKYTLDRNFEVKRGGSLRVECKREIEDNVETAWKSRGTGSLHVTQLSDRGQCLSSNTINPRVRASSCIPWEAGYIMSPSNLVQAQNCHERTFECLKDSHLNQMSNHRRSKSLERGEHQRSRVKDQQRRRTMTEGAPVNFDNKPLDPTLERSHYSVDGSLKNPGAYSRSQQHISPRMSHLGDTQQEGKAEKSRRQAGCATDYVEMCVDEPEIQAQTPLTRFMPRSMDSQRPSLYQLQKETERQSGYKTIPRGLRRDLERMSNGSSRTLPSKHRQRPAFQDGLSGGSQDINHHKSAPSLDEKMYSEQFLPPDAWIDSLSMGQNSSMSPFPSGEGNRMTQSQETETCAPSEIQHQESHHLQDSNSASTADQDCQRHSPPSIPLEDSSWPPMHCYSPEPEGSCRSYASHSSGRGSLDQPSSRQSLSFSPPLNSSLEIPEDSDRDEAGQRSLQECSRRDSVDENYEWDSHYVSMNSNDLKTSISAVCLQGEILNKGRRRSAVNDSRLALKQEKRGLYRSVSILPPSCEESLLEREIQHGTMCYPDPNPDADAVLF